In Vibrio chagasii, the sequence CTGTGCCATATCGTCTATAAGGCTTTGCTTTTGTTCAAGAGAAATCGCATCAGGAAAAGATTGGGAAATAAAAAGAAGTTCCTTAAGCGTGTTGTTACTCTCAGCAACGAGGTCATCGATCAAATGACGTGTTTGGTTTAACGTGTCTAAGTCCGTCGATTGAGTGCTATAGGTAAGAAGTTTGACTTGTTCTAGTACGCTTTGGGTTAATTCTGCGTTATGCAGAGCGAGTGGCAGAGCTTGTTCAGACAGAGTATCAAAGTATCCACCTACTCTATCTACGCCACGAATACTGACCATAGATAAAAAGCTAACAAGTAGAAGAATCGAAATAAATACGGCACTAACCGTTTGAATGAGCGAGAATGTATATCGTGAGGGTTTTATTGATAAGTTGGTGTCAGTCATGCGAAATCCAGTTTGACTACAAAAAGAGATATCCTTAAGTTAGTCGGTATACTAGAAGCCATTGATTACGCTTTTATTTCAGTTTTCTTTCAGAAGAGTTACATATGAAATTCAGAAAAATGCTTGCAGTTACAATAACTTTCGCAACATTAACCGCTTGTAGCTCAGCACCATCTCCTTCTAAAAATAGCCAAATTGCAAATAAACCTCTATCAAAGTCAGAACAATTGACTACTAATGCTTATATGAGTGTCTATAAGCAGTGGAAAGGCGTGCCTTATCATTTCGGTGGAACTTCATTCAGAGGCGTGGATTGTTCTGCTTTCGTCCAAATTGCCGTGCAAAATGCGACGCAGCAAGCATTGCCAAGAACGACAAAAGATCAGAGCAAACAAGGTGTTGAAATTGCTTACGAACAAGCAAAAAGTGGAGATTTGGTGTTTTTCAAGACGTCTTTCACCGTTAGGCATGTAGGTGTGTATTTGGGAAACAACCAGTTCCTACATGCGTCTACGTCGAAAGGTGTGATCATATCTCGACTAGATAACCCATATTGGGCTTCTAAATTTTGGCACTTTAGGCGTATATAGTGTGTTTGCGAGGTCACCAATCGAATTAAGGGCAACCTCATAGAAGTGCTACGCTTTCAGTCCCGTCAATAACGACGAATAGAGGTTAATCGTATTTTGCTACTGCAGTATCAAACAGGTTCTTCACCAATGCGATGTACTCGTCTAGAAATACTATCTGTTCGTTCGTCGCTTTCTTAGCCCACACACCTGCAAGCACTTCCCCTAAATCAGCAACCACGGCATCTGCTTCTTTAAGCAATTGAAAACGTACACTTGAATGCAGCTCAGGGTTTTGCTCGAAGATCGCCATAATGTTGCTTGAAATCATGTCAGTCACGATGTCTTCGACACTTTCGTTTCCAGTATCACCGTTACCATTAGTAAATACATCTAGGTTGAATGATAAGTGCTCGATCAAAGCTAGGTAGCCATCGGTTTCTACAACCACAATAAATCTCCGTTTTAAGCTCTAAGGCAGATTAATACGTATTAGGCTAATACTATGTATATGAAGTCATTTGTCATCATTTTATTGCTATAACGAGTATTAAAATGATCTTTGTTAGTATTTCAGTGCAAAATTGAATCAATAAACACACTATGCAGCTCACTCGATAACAAGTCCCCGCTCTATTCAAACCACAACCTAACAACAACTCTCTCTAGCATTAGTGTATTGACCTTAACAAGCTATCGATGATTTTCTAGTGGAAGTAACGTTATTTGGTGTCGCACGTGATATTTGTTCCAACTATTTCACGGTTGGTAACTCACTTTTTACTGAATTATCAAAGGTATTCGCACAGTCCGAGTTCACAAAACCGCTAATTGATCGGCACTCTCTTGTACTAGTGCTGAGAACATTGACCAGAACGTCTATAAATCACGCAGATTTGTCCTAAACTATTGCTATCAAACGATAGTATTTTACTCCAACAGTTCATTGAGGATTTCCTATGTGGCAGGCCATTTCTCAACAGCTTTCAGACACACTTCTATTCAATTTCCAGATTACCGAGCGCGTTAAAGTGCCTGGTGGTGACATTAACGATTGCTATATGATTAGCGATGGTAATGAACGCTACTTCGTAAAGGTGAATCAGCGAGAGTTCCTACCTAAGTTTGAGATTGAAGCTGAGAACCTTCGTTTGTTAAGAGATACTTCCACCGTCTACGTGCCTGAGCTGGTGCTGATTGGTAAAACCAAAGAGTGTTCATTTATCATTCTTAACTATCTGCCTACTAAACCACTCGAGACAGGCAACAACAGTTACGACTTTGGTGTCCAGCTTGCCAAACTTCATCAATGGGGTGAGCAAAAAGAGTTTGGATGCGACCAAGACAATTACATCGGCAGCACACTTCAACCAAATCCCTGGCATAAAAAATGGGGCCGTTTCTTTTCAGAGCAACGCATCGGTTTCCAACTCCAACTCCTAAAAGAGAAAGGTATTGAGTTCGGGGATATTGACGACATCGTTGATATGGTGAATATGAGACTTGCTGGCCACAACCCTCGTCCTTCATTACTCCATGGTGATCTTTGGAGTGGCAATGTAGCTAATTCGGCATTCGGCCCTATTTGTTACGACCCCGCTTGTTATTGGGGCGACCATGAGTGCGATTTAGCGCTCACTGAATTGTTTCAAGGCTTCCCGCCCGAGTTTTATGAAGGATACCAAAGCATCATGCCGCTTGACGTTGGCTATACTGATCGAAAAGACATTTACAACTTGTACCACCTTCTTAATCACTGTAATCAATTTGGCGGTGAATATCTGGCGCAAACAGAAGCGTGCATTCAGAAGATTCAGGCTGTGTAATACTTGTCACAATAGTTAAGCAGTCAGATGGTATAAGTTAGCTTGAGGAGAATTTGTCATGCAGAAATACACAGAGAAACATGTCTCCTGCCCTCATTGCGGGCACGGTATTAATATAACGCTCGATGCCTCCAATGGCAGCCAAGATTTTTACGACGACTGCCCTGCGTGTTGCAATGCCATTCATCTAGACATGCAAGTCGATGAAGTGCGAGACAGAATCAATCTGTCGATCGATGCCGACGATGAACAGGTGTTCTAATCCACGATTCTCACTGGTAACAATACCAAAAAAGAGCACATACGGTGCTCTTTTTAATTTAGCGATCTGCGTAAATCGAACAACACAAATTGAATGCGTCAGTTAATTACTTCTGATTTGCTAGTACACGTTCCACAGTATCAACAATCGCTTGGGTTTGAGGGTCAAACTCGATGTTTACTTCGTCGCCCACTTCGCGGCCACCAAATAGAGTGCGATTTAGTGTTTCTGGGATTAAATGTACAGAGAAACGGTTATCTTCCACTTCACCAATCGTTAGTGAGCAACCATCAACACCAATGTACCCTTTACTAAGAACATACTTCATTGATGTTTCTGGTAGTTCAAACCAAAGTGTGCGGTTGTTTTCCGTTTTGATGACTTCAACTAACTTAGCCATTAACGAAATATGACCAGACATACTGTGTCCGCCAATTTCGTCACCAAATTTCGCAGCACGCTCGACGTTCACTTTATCGCCGACATTTAGAGCACCTAAATTCGTTAAACGTAGTGTCGCTTGCATCAAGTCGAAAGAGATTTGGTTGCCTGAAATTTCTGTCACAGTTAGACAACAACCATTGTGAGCAACAGAAGCGCCAATCGCTAATCCTTCTACCATTTCATCAGTCAACTCAATGGTATGAGTCTGAAACATATCTTTTTTATTGATAGCAACCAGTGTTGCCATGCCTTGAACGATACCTGTAAACATAAGTTTCCTATTTAGCACTTTACTATAGCAGTTATTGTGACATTTCTTTATGATTCGTCCAATGGAAGCTTAACGATCAGTGTCTCTGATTCCTTCTGAATATTCATTCCGTCTCTTATTTCTGTCTCATCTGGAGTTATTTGTGCATCGTTACAAAGAAGAAGCCTCAAATCTAATCAAACTTGCGACGCCAGTATTGATCGCATCTATCGCGCAAACCGGCATGAGTTTCGTTGATACCGTTATGGCCGGTGGCGTCAGTGCTATCGATATGGCTGCGGTATCAATTGCGGCAAGTATCTGGCTTCCTTCGATTTTGTTTGGTGTCGGATTACTTATGGCGTTGGTGCCTGTGGTCGCACAACTGAATGGCTCTGGTCGTCAAATTAAGATTCCTTTTGAGATTCAGCAAGGTGCATTTCTAGCGCTTGTCCTTTCGATTCCAATTATTGGCGTTCTTTTCCAAACTCAAGCCATTTTGCAATTGATGGATATTGAAACTTTAATGGCAGAAAAGACTATCGGCTATATGAATGCCGTGATGTTTGCGGTGCCAGCCTTCTTGTTGTTCCAAACCTTAAGAAGCTTTACTGATGGTATGTCTTTGACTAAGCCTGCAATGGTCATTGGTTTTATCGGCCTTTTACTGAACATCCCGCTTAACTGGATGTTTGTTTACGGTAAGCTTGGTGCACCAGCACTTGGCGGTGTGGGTTGTGGCGTGGCAACCGCTATCGTTTATTGGATCATGTTTGGCTTACTGTTTACCTATGTGTTGACTTCTAAGCGCTTAGCTAAAATCAACATTTTCGGTCAATTCCATAAACCTCAGTTAAAAGCTCAAGTTCGTTTATTCAAGCTCGGCTTCCCAGTCGCCGCAGCGCTTTTCTTCGAGGTGACACTGTTTGCGGTAGTTGCGCTGTTAGTTGCCCCACTCGGTTCATTGATCGTAGCGGCACACCAAGTTGCGATTAACTTCTCTTCATTGGTATTTATGATCCCAATGAGTATTGGTGCTGCGGTTAGTATCCGTGTTGGTCATAAACTGGGCGAGAACAACACTGAAGGCGCTAAAATAGCGACTCATGTTGGTATTATTGTTGGCTTGGTAACAGCGTTTATCACAGCGGCACTAACCGTGATGTTTAGAGAGCAAGTGTCACTTCTTTACACGGAAAACACAGCAGTAATTACCATCGCAATGCAGCTTCTGATTTTTGCCGCGGTATACCAATGTACAGATGCAATTCAAGTTATCGCTGCGGGTGCACTTCGTGGTTATAAAGATATGCGTTCAATCTTCAATCGTACTTTTATCGCTTACTGGCTGCTTGGTCTACCGATTGGCTACATCTTAGGAATGACGGACTGGGTTGTTGAACCAATGGGCGCACACGGCTTCTGGATTGGCTTCATTGTTGGTTTGTCTTCGGCAGCGATTATGTTAGGTATGCGTTTGCACTGGATGCACAAACAAAGTGATGAAGTACAGTTGGAGTTTGGCTCTCGCTAAGTATTTCTTCCAAACATGTTGATTAAGCGAAAGAGCTCTGACTATCAGAGCTCTTTTTTATTCTGTGCCCGTGTTTATTCCGTATCAACATTACTCCGCATCCCAAATAGTTATCAGCAAGGCTTGTTCGCGATGCTTATTCACAAGTGTTTAATAGTCACTTTTCTCTCTAACGAACCTTGCGAATTTGGGCTTGCCATTTTGAGTCAAGCCATTGTAACGGTAGGTAATTCGACTACCAATTTCAGGCGGAGATAATCGCATCTTATCGGTGAAGCCACTTCCAATATAAAACTCCACACCATCTTCTGTGTGTACCAAAATTGAGCCCATCATCCCCTTATACTTGCCTGTTCCCGTTTTATAACCAATAACGGTCGCTTCGGCATCGTGATGACGTTTGAGTTTTAACAAGTCATTACTTCTTCCCGCTTGATAGCGGCTGGTAATCTTACGAAGCATCAATCCTTCGCCTTGGCTTTCATCGACATTATCGAGTTGATGAAACAATGCCTCTTCACTTAAAATTGGTCTGTGCTCCACATACCCAATATGCGGCTCGTTTATCACTCTTACCCAATGCAAGATGTTGTAGTAACGTTTCTGATAGTCGCCCGCTGCGCCTGGCATATCGAACAGCATGAATTCGATTTGCTGCCACGCAGTATCACTTGGCGTGTGGTCTAAGACCGTTGTTTGGACTAGATGAAAATTGCCTCTTCCTGCCCACAATTCTCCTTCTAAGTGAACATCCGGTAACTGTTGAACAAACCACTTCGGCGTATAAATTCGATTGCCATTTCGGGTATAAAGATGTTGGCCATCCCACAGAGCCCTAATGCCGTCCAGTTTTTCACTTGTCCAATATTCAGAGACATCGATGCCTTGCTTATAGGTATTAGCTAGAACCAATTGTTCAGGAGGGAGATAAGAAGCATGAGAAGGTAACGCAGAAAATGCACACAGTGTTGCTATTGCCAATCTGGTTAGCCTCATTTCAAAATTCCTTTTGTGTCATCGTCAGTTCTCAGTATTGAGCGTTTTGGTCAGCTCTATGTCCTATCCTAGGTCTTCTAGCCATTCATCATTCAAACTTTCGGTTAAGATGCGATCAATACACCAACCTTATCTAGCATTGTGTTTCATTCGCAAAATCAATTCGTTACAGCTCCCAAAAATCCAACCGTTTTTAGTTCTCATATTGAGAAACGGCTTTTCTCAATATGAAACACACAAAATGCACTCCTCTAACTAATTGAAAAATAAAGATAAAAAAGTTGGCACATTCAGTGCTTTGGTAAACACAAGTAAACAAGGAGATAAGACTATGGAACTACGTAAGATTGACTTAAACACAACAACACTAACTCTTTCTATTTACGGTGACCTAGATGCCGCTGGTAGCCGCGATGCACAAACGGACATCGATGATGTGATTTCAAACGATGGTCATCCTGAGATCGAAGTTGATTTCAGCCAGGTAGAGTTTTTGGATTCGTCAGGTGTGGGCGCGATTGTTTACA encodes:
- a CDS encoding DUF3802 family protein, whose translation is MVVETDGYLALIEHLSFNLDVFTNGNGDTGNESVEDIVTDMISSNIMAIFEQNPELHSSVRFQLLKEADAVVADLGEVLAGVWAKKATNEQIVFLDEYIALVKNLFDTAVAKYD
- a CDS encoding DNA ligase; this translates as MRLTRLAIATLCAFSALPSHASYLPPEQLVLANTYKQGIDVSEYWTSEKLDGIRALWDGQHLYTRNGNRIYTPKWFVQQLPDVHLEGELWAGRGNFHLVQTTVLDHTPSDTAWQQIEFMLFDMPGAAGDYQKRYYNILHWVRVINEPHIGYVEHRPILSEEALFHQLDNVDESQGEGLMLRKITSRYQAGRSNDLLKLKRHHDAEATVIGYKTGTGKYKGMMGSILVHTEDGVEFYIGSGFTDKMRLSPPEIGSRITYRYNGLTQNGKPKFARFVREKSDY
- a CDS encoding fructosamine kinase family protein; amino-acid sequence: MWQAISQQLSDTLLFNFQITERVKVPGGDINDCYMISDGNERYFVKVNQREFLPKFEIEAENLRLLRDTSTVYVPELVLIGKTKECSFIILNYLPTKPLETGNNSYDFGVQLAKLHQWGEQKEFGCDQDNYIGSTLQPNPWHKKWGRFFSEQRIGFQLQLLKEKGIEFGDIDDIVDMVNMRLAGHNPRPSLLHGDLWSGNVANSAFGPICYDPACYWGDHECDLALTELFQGFPPEFYEGYQSIMPLDVGYTDRKDIYNLYHLLNHCNQFGGEYLAQTEACIQKIQAV
- a CDS encoding NlpC/P60 family protein produces the protein MKFRKMLAVTITFATLTACSSAPSPSKNSQIANKPLSKSEQLTTNAYMSVYKQWKGVPYHFGGTSFRGVDCSAFVQIAVQNATQQALPRTTKDQSKQGVEIAYEQAKSGDLVFFKTSFTVRHVGVYLGNNQFLHASTSKGVIISRLDNPYWASKFWHFRRI
- a CDS encoding MATE family efflux transporter is translated as MHRYKEEASNLIKLATPVLIASIAQTGMSFVDTVMAGGVSAIDMAAVSIAASIWLPSILFGVGLLMALVPVVAQLNGSGRQIKIPFEIQQGAFLALVLSIPIIGVLFQTQAILQLMDIETLMAEKTIGYMNAVMFAVPAFLLFQTLRSFTDGMSLTKPAMVIGFIGLLLNIPLNWMFVYGKLGAPALGGVGCGVATAIVYWIMFGLLFTYVLTSKRLAKINIFGQFHKPQLKAQVRLFKLGFPVAAALFFEVTLFAVVALLVAPLGSLIVAAHQVAINFSSLVFMIPMSIGAAVSIRVGHKLGENNTEGAKIATHVGIIVGLVTAFITAALTVMFREQVSLLYTENTAVITIAMQLLIFAAVYQCTDAIQVIAAGALRGYKDMRSIFNRTFIAYWLLGLPIGYILGMTDWVVEPMGAHGFWIGFIVGLSSAAIMLGMRLHWMHKQSDEVQLEFGSR
- a CDS encoding STAS domain-containing protein, with product MELRKIDLNTTTLTLSIYGDLDAAGSRDAQTDIDDVISNDGHPEIEVDFSQVEFLDSSGVGAIVYMFKRLTERERNMRLENVSGQPLEIMNLLRIGHAIPVNSKNPTNS
- a CDS encoding riboflavin synthase subunit alpha, with translation MFTGIVQGMATLVAINKKDMFQTHTIELTDEMVEGLAIGASVAHNGCCLTVTEISGNQISFDLMQATLRLTNLGALNVGDKVNVERAAKFGDEIGGHSMSGHISLMAKLVEVIKTENNRTLWFELPETSMKYVLSKGYIGVDGCSLTIGEVEDNRFSVHLIPETLNRTLFGGREVGDEVNIEFDPQTQAIVDTVERVLANQK
- a CDS encoding CPXCG motif-containing cysteine-rich protein, whose translation is MQKYTEKHVSCPHCGHGINITLDASNGSQDFYDDCPACCNAIHLDMQVDEVRDRINLSIDADDEQVF